GGGCAGACGTTGGTAAGTAAGTCCAGcttaacctaaccttttttgaCTACTGGGCCCCATTTGATGACAAAATTTGTACCAGAGGTTGAACAATTTTGTCAATGGTTATTCTGTGGGCCAAACTGAAGAAGACGCAAAGACAACAGCGCTAAATGCACTTGGAACTTGAAGGATCTCGGGCGCATCAATACACACTGGGTGTAGATTACGTTTAGTCTTTGAAGGCGCACGCATTTTATTATGCGCGAGATCGCCGACTATTTGAGCGAATgaattacacgttgtatagtaatAGCTGACAAACCTAGGTCTTTATGACATTTGGTTAAACGAATAAGGGTAAATATATCATCTACCATACTAAGACTCAGCAAGTTTCGGAAAAGgaaagaattaaataaagtatagtTGTTGCTATATACATGTTTAGATCAAAGAATACATTGTTAGATACGGTCTCTTTTATTCAAACTCTAGCAAGGTTTGAAGAACAACAAAAGAAAACCTCAAAGGTCTCTTGTTCACTTTGAGGCATGTAGTAAACgaatttattttgtaagaaCGAGCCGTTTTTGATACTagtagtacaaaataaaaaaatctcgatTATGAAACATAGATAATGACACTAGATATTCACTGTCTAGCATTTTGTTTGGCTTACCACACATTatttgcagtcatttgttataggCAATAAAAGTACTcgtagatattttaaattagacAAAATCTACGGGACGGTCCTTTGCAACTGGCAATGTTTACGtcattgaaggtttcaaatagtgggtatTGAGTGGGACTCCAAGAGCAAGAGGAAAAACTGATATTACCATATCAGTTTGTTGCCCAATATGTTGAAAGAAGTTCCATCTCCAtgttgtatatatgtactttatatctatatatgtacTTAGGTATACTTAGTGTATAAATGTACTTAGGTTTAAATGGcctgtaaaagttttttttgggcCACGGCTTTTAGGGTCGCTAACACTCGTGATCATTTATATCAATTAAAGTCCTGGGCACATTCTTACTCTCGATAGAGTAAAAGACCCACCAGGTACTGTTGCGCCATTTTAACCAGTTTGTAACGAGACTAAGTGTACCAGATTCAGGCATGCGTTACTGCAACCCCTAAATCCGTTTTGCATTGCGTTGTGCCTCgtgggtggcttcggccgtgactagttaccgccctaccgacaaaggcatGTCGCCTAACGACGCTGCGTTTTAGCGCAACGTCGCGTCGAAAACGTTTACATTAAACGGGTTATGGGTTCAATATAGCTGTCATACAACTAACAGGTCAgctagttaccatcttagactgtatcttCACTTAACAGTTAGTGGGCTGACTGGCATTGCTGTAAAGAAAAAATGCACAAAAAATTCCATTGCACGTGTTTCCATTGTTTTAAGAAGAAACAATGGAAACACCTGCTCATATaatcgtttattaataaggagtttattttacaatttattaagaTATCTTAGTTACTTCATATTGAATTGTTCTCAAGTTTAAAATTACAGGgttaaatacttaatttctAAATAGACGATTGAAGGTTATTATTGTCTGGTACTTACCGAATTGGCCAGTTGCTTTAGTTGTGGTGATGGTAGAATCTCGAGATTCTTGGTTCTTCGCTCTATCTGAATGTTGTTTGAGGCTGTTTACTCGTGCACCTACTAATTTATCCGGTGGGACTAACTGTTTTAAATATGAGTTCAAAGTCGCTCCAGAGCATGTCACAGCGTTGTATAATTCATCATTAAACTTTgcgttcaccgttaaagcaagcgatatttgaTTCTTAAAATGCACACAAGTTAGAGGAGGGCCAGGGCTCGAATTCAGCCATCCCGAAAATGAagctggaaaaagtttgtgtgatgaacatcaatgtctttcagtggctgggtgtttatctgtatattataagtatttatttttttaatgtgtagtatatttaaaaacatattcttcagctatcttagttcccataacacaagctacgtttactttggggcctagatggcgttgtttgtattgtcttaggatatttattaattttaaagtttgtgaTTGCAATCGAAAATTAGGAATGCGGCACATAAAATTCCGACTAAGAATTTCGACGATAACGACATAAAACTCTCTCGATTGGCCAAAAAATACTGAACTTCAAAGAGGCGGGTTCGTCTAAAGTAATTCGGTAGCGCCGAAATGAATACATGATGAAACGAGATGTGCCTTTcggtttatttgaataaaagctctattttgtaaaattacctgttacttttaagttttaaaggttttttttatcccagaaaaacaaaacacataTGCAAGAAAGCAAGGCGATTGTTAGTTCAGTTAGGACGTAAAGAATGGACCGACAAACTGACACACTTTCGAACGTATAATACTAGATTACATGAAAtcaataattcgtttaaaggaaattgcatacaattataCATTTGGTTTTGACATCTGACGCGATAATAGTATGAAGGAATGAATGAACgagtgaatacacttttattgtgcaccagataaaaatacaggaaaaattataagtatgtataatgtatacaattaggcggctttttcgctacatagcaatctcttccaggcaaccaatggcgtaaaacacggTTCATACTTGGGTAACCCAAAAatgaaaccggaacatcctcaggagatgttgactttacaatgaataattgttatcaattattcacaattattcattgtaaagtcaaatatACGATAAAGATATACATATGAAGATAGATAaagagtatacggattgaagttattataaattacaccatacagattctgctgctattcgcggagtatagcaaattaagcttaattttagtgCTTTGCCATTTTTTGCTTGAACAAAAATTAAGGTAAGTCGTCCTATTTATGTAATAGCATGCAAGAGTTAATTACTTGAAATGATGTTTCGCCTAAACATAAGCAAAATAGCAATTAAcgcatttgaaaaatattagtgTGGATTACATTTGTGGTCGCATCAATCTTTCTACTGCTTTTCGAGATTTCGAATTcgatagatttatttaaatttaacaaaacttTCAAGTTTTGTTTACAAGAGTGTCATAAATTGTTTTGAACACAATACTGAACTACAACAAAGAGTGGGTACTATTTGTTGTAGTTCAGTACCTAGAAATGTACAAAAAAACGGTTACAAATAAGGAAAATCGATTAAGTAGTCCAGGTTTTATAAGAGTATACAATGTATGTGTTCGCTTAGAAGTCTCCATCTAACTAACGCAGCGTCTTCATTAGTGTTAACGAGTTTCTGCACAAAGTCcagtaaaaagttttaatactaataatttgaAGATAGTTTTACAGTTAAAAATTCAAGTAAAACTTCAGCAGTAACCTAAACATTTTTTGAAAAACACTTCGAAGGAATGTATGTaaaaaaggggatgaaagtactAAGTTTTTAGGCATTTTTACTCAAATTTAGTTTTTCGATAGTAGGGTATTAATCATCTGAGCTGAATTAGACGCAGTTATTTCTAAATCACGTAcacaatctattttatttttttgcatagatagataaagtaagaaaaaaatacaatcgaACCACACAgtcttcaaattattttaacttaaccAATATAAATTTTGGAACCGGCCCAGGCACTGTACAACTAAGCTAAGGCTCTCATAACAAACTCTCTTAATTAGTTTTATATCATAATCTAGTAGTAGAAAACATGCAGTAGTAGCAGTTATCTATTTTTTACTATGAGACACTAGACACCAGACATgactttttgattttttatcattaaaatttaatttcatatatagtgtgtttgtttaccTAGACCTTGAGGGAATTtcaattttagaaattttaatagttgaggttaaatatgtttaaaaacaagataaattgatttaatctttgttaaaattttaattaagtaaaggTCAATCgaattagtataatatatatataaattaataataattgtatggtTTTTTCCTGAAATAATTAATACTCATTCTTTTGCTGAATAAATTTGAGATACATAGAAGGTCCGTTTATTCTTAACCAAGGTGCATAAAAAAGAACGttgatatttaagaaatatttaatacagGTTCATGTacatgcataaattaaaaataaaataaaatttaaacaataaaaaaaagtgacaacAATAACCAGATAGttacataataaatcaataaatctcACAGTTTTGTCAGATCGTTTTTAAACAGtaggcaaaattaaattaaatatatatttactaactatgtaactgttttattttttgcattgaaGTGAAACTTAGAGTGTACATACGATGTGCCTGCAGTATGAGTAGATCTTATAACATCTGTGATAAAATTGCCTGTTCTATCCTTTGTACGATCTACTACTTTAGCAAAAAAGATACTCATCCTTTATCATATCAGACGCCATTTCTCCGATCATTATAACGGGTGCATTAGTGTTACCACTAGTTACATACGGCATTATGCTAGCATCAACAACACGTAAACCTTTAACGCCATAaacttttaagaagttatttACAACGGAATCTTTTGGATTTGGACCCATTTTTGCTGTGCCTATTGGGTGAAACACTGTTTGAGTCATATGTATTGAGTAACATTTCCAGTAACGTTCACTTAGGAATTCGTATTTGTTACATTGttgcaaatttattttaggtataaaGCCGTTGATTGATTTAAAGTAGGGTGTATCTAATAAAGTTGttgctattttaatactatcCGCTGATGCCTGCAGATCTCTTTCGTCGCTTAAATAGTTAGCAAAAATGTCAGGATAATCATATGGATCTGACgaaattatagaaatatttccTCTTGAATATGGATGTAAAATATGCAAagcaataatatataaagcatTATCCGCGTGACATTTTGTTATAGAATCGGCCACATTATCTGTAAAAGCGCTAAAAAACGGCCGAGCTGTAGTTGAGTtctgtggaaataatataaagtggCTTTGAAACTCAGGATAAGTCATGTTTTCATCTCTAGAAAAGAAGGCAGCCATATTTGTCATAGAGCCATGTTGTAAATATCCGGTTTTGTCATGAAAGTATTGTAAAACCTCGAACATTTTCTCATCTTTATTGTCTGGTCCAGGTTTATTCCCACAAATTGGAATAGGAAGATAGGGGTGATCTTGCAAATTTTGACCCACAGGCAAATCAACTTTACATGTTATATTCTGAGACAATAGATGTCTTTGAGGACCAATCCCTGATAACATTAAAAGTTGAGCAGTGTTTATAGCTCCAGCACTAATAATAACTTCAATATcagcataaaatgttttttgttctcCATTAATATCAACCTCTACACCGTACGCTTGTGCATCatcgtttattaatatttttgtcacaAAAGCTTTTGTAACAATTTTAAGATTATGTCTATTGTTAGCTGGATTCAAGTAAGCTCTGTCTGTACTTTGTCTTTGTCCATTTGCCGCAGTCGCTCTTGAAAATGAACATAATCCACGTCCTTCAAACTTTGCCGCATTAATATCAGGTACCTGCTTTACTCCAATGTGATCCCAAGAATCTAAAACGTGTTGTATTGTATCTGCATAtgttgaattaaatgaatttaccACAAGTGGACCATCGTGACCATACGTATTATATATATCAGGATTTTTGTTAAGTTCCATATCTTGAAAATTTTCTGCCTTTCTAAAATAGGTATTAACATTTTCCGGTGACCAGCTTGGATTTCCTTCGTCATACCAGGACTTAAAGTCGTGATCGTTTCCTCTAACATAGAACATCGCATTTATTGAACTGGAACCACCAAGCATTTTCCCCCGAGGCCATCGAACAGAACCATTTCGTAATCCTTGATGCGTGATACCATCACTTTTTGTAGCATATTGCCAGTCATATTTGCTTCTATATAATGAACGTTCTAGATTTGGTATCtgtaacaaaaatgtttttgtaaatgtattatatttaattaaggaTATCCTATTTTGTGTCTTATGAGAAAAggaagattaaaaaatatatcgaactaattcaatatatttttcaattcaaggacacatttatttctatgtaactaacatattattattttgtttccgttcattatttacgtatatatttttttctaaaaggaTTCAATCTTTAAGTAGTATTGATAAACACTATTCTTTTGAAATCACatttttcgtatttatattcatttttcaatATGTTTTTCCAGAACAGttcattattataagtattaaacaaTTACAGATCCACTACAGGTTTTATTTCGGTGTGAGAATGCCTAGCGTTGATCGATAGACTTAACCCCCTCAGAAAAGGAGGCCGAAGCTGCAACCACTAGAATATCACCGATATTCTGAACCGTTATAACTTGATAAAGTTATCACATTGATACCAAGATCtattgccaaaaataattgccaataataaaattaaaaaatgctcCTTTACCTTTAAAGGCTCCAAATGCTTCTTTATCTTTAAAGgagcattttttaatttttaagtcacAGTTACTGATTGGTATTTAAAACCTGGAAACGAGAGAATCTTTAGACTAGACCTAGACGCTCTATAAATGGTAAAGAGCCAAatgataacataaataaaactgataGATAATACTTGTAGTTAAATTTTATCTGATTTTCCAAACCCATTAAGTATGCCTTAGGAAATAGTAAACGGCACCCTCTAAAGGCGcgatccgtttttttttttatgaagctATAATCTTATATCCTTCAACGAgccatttttgtatttaatataattggaatctcggaatcggctccaacgattttcatgaaattttcctggttttgggggcgataaatcgatccggctaggattaatttttagaaaatgtcattttatttgtgctctccggtaataaccgatttggtgcagacgaagtcgtgtaacttcgtctgcaccaaagcTAGGTCAGCTTGTGATATAATATGTTAGGAATTTATTTAAGGGTCGTAGCTCATAGTTTGTATTTAGTTCCAAGGTTAACTACTTACAACAGATTCGATGGGTGGTTCAGGTCCAGCTTCAAGAAGCAGAAcattccatttatttatttcgctaAGTCGATTTGCCACAACACTGCCAGCAGATCCACCTCCCACAATTATGAAATGGAATATGTCCTGATCTGAAAGTACATAAATTATAGACATTACATCAATAATTAAAGACAAGATagctaatttattatatttaagtaaccaTCTGAATTATTCTTTATTACTATATCTGATTATTAGTTAAAAGGCTAAGGCTGTGTATGAGAAGGATTCttaacagctagttaaatattgtttaatagaTCATAGAAACCTTTTTGAATGATTCTTTATTGTAAAGATATGATATATCTCAATATCTGAATGATTAGAAATTTTAAGTATGAATCGCCAAAAAACTTAGGCATCGATTAACAAGTAATATTGTGTtgtaataatgaatgaatgaatgaatacacttttattgtacaccaaataaaaaaagtagttacagagatataaatacatatcaagagaggacaatttggtggccttatcgctatgtagcgataaggccacaaaGCATAGCGACAagcaataatgttaaaaatttataaataagaaccTCAGTACGTACCAGCTCGCTTTTGATAATATGTGACATTAATCGTTTAAGTCTGATGAACCGAATTTAAGCAGCGTGATAAGTCTACGCGCTAAAACCTTTTTAAtctgaagatgatgatgttgCAAGTTCTGAGTTAATCGAAAGAGTTCTTGAAATGTAAGTGAAGTTTAGATGCTTAAATGATTACCAGGTAATGTTTCGTATGGACTCTTTATGTCAGGTACAATACATTGCGCCGCTGTCAGAATATTTATTGCTGACGCAAAAAGTTGCGAC
This portion of the Pararge aegeria chromosome 14, ilParAegt1.1, whole genome shotgun sequence genome encodes:
- the LOC120629476 gene encoding glucose dehydrogenase [FAD, quinone]-like, whose amino-acid sequence is MAGAPTCYATTGTASQLFASAINILTAAQCIVPDIKSPYETLPDQDIFHFIIVGGGSAGSVVANRLSEINKWNVLLLEAGPEPPIESVIPNLERSLYRSKYDWQYATKSDGITHQGLRNGSVRWPRGKMLGGSSSINAMFYVRGNDHDFKSWYDEGNPSWSPENVNTYFRKAENFQDMELNKNPDIYNTYGHDGPLVVNSFNSTYADTIQHVLDSWDHIGVKQVPDINAAKFEGRGLCSFSRATAANGQRQSTDRAYLNPANNRHNLKIVTKAFVTKILINDDAQAYGVEVDINGEQKTFYADIEVIISAGAINTAQLLMLSGIGPQRHLLSQNITCKVDLPVGQNLQDHPYLPIPICGNKPGPDNKDEKMFEVLQYFHDKTGYLQHGSMTNMAAFFSRDENMTYPEFQSHFILFPQNSTTARPFFSAFTDNVADSITKCHADNALYIIALHILHPYSRGNISIISSDPYDYPDIFANYLSDERDLQASADSIKIATTLLDTPYFKSINGFIPKINLQQCNKYEFLSERYWKCYSIHMTQTVFHPIGTAKMGPNPKDSVVNNFLKVYGVKGLRVVDASIMPYVTSGNTNAPVIMIGEMASDMIKDEYLFC